A region from the Medicago truncatula cultivar Jemalong A17 chromosome 6, MtrunA17r5.0-ANR, whole genome shotgun sequence genome encodes:
- the LOC25496968 gene encoding putative F-box/FBD/LRR-repeat protein At1g78760 isoform X2, whose amino-acid sequence MSQTHSSTTSLMIREKMKRRSHSENEESEDRLSDLPDCLLVYILSFLRIEYAVRTCILSTRWKHLWKRIPELFLHSSTLFRGKEKQFFTFVSKILTLRDNSAALHILDFECDSDYESELVQKILNYACSHNTQIQQLGISISHDSDLLMPCVSSCQALTSLTLSIYNGCIFPDTFPKYLNMPALTSLDLTGFTFCGDENRCAEPFSAFTKLNSLIISRCMVKDAQILRISSETLDNLYLYKNLFNFDKIELAAPSLCTFTFYGTPKQKICGSGFSSVKEVNIDAHMFSKVDKSPMILFSWLLDLANIESLTVSSSTLQILSLVPDLLEVKLPSLCNLKSVEIKLERLGILPSLLHFMYEANQAMLKKAAAKSRKEASKLRKAFKAGLEPPSIPDGIVDFLLQNSPSAKVNITSDY is encoded by the exons ATGTCACAGACTCACAGCTCAACAACGAG CTTAATGATTCgagaaaagatgaagagaagaagtCACTCCGAAAACGAAGAAAGTGAAGACAGACTAAGTGACTTACCCGACTGCCTTCTTGtttacattttgtcatttttGAGAATCGAATACGCTGTTCGAACTTGCATTTTGTCCACCAGATGGAAACATCTTTGGAAACGTATTCCAGAACTTTTTTTGCATTCCTCAACTTTATTCCGTGgaaaagaaaagcaattttTCACATTCGTGTCTAAGATTTTGACTCTTCGTGATAACTCAGCTGCATTGCACATTCTTGATTTTGAGTGCGATAGCGATTACGAGTCTGAACTGGtccaaaaaattttaaattacgcGTGTTCCCATAATACACAAATCCAACAATTAGGAATCTCTATTTCTCATGATAGTGATCTCCTTATGCCATGTGTGTCCTCATGTCAGGCTCTTACATCTCTGACGCTTTCGATTTACAATGGTTGCATTTTTCCTGATACATTTCCGAAATATCTGAATATGCCAGCGTTAACCAGCTTGGATCTAACTGGTTTCACCTTCTGCGGTGATGAAAACCGTTGTGCTGAGCCCTTTTCAGCCTTTACCAAGTTGAATAGCTTGATCATTAGTCGTTGTATGGTTAAGGATGCACAAATCCTCCGGATATCAAGTGAGACACTAGacaatttatatttgtataagAATTTATTCAACTTTGACAAAATCGAGCTAGCTGCTCCGAGTCTCTGCACCTTTACTTTTTATGGTACTCctaaacagaaaatatgtgggAGTGGATTTTCTTCCGTTAAAGAAGTAAACATTGATGCACATATGTTTTCAAAAGTAGACAAGTCTCCTATGATTCTATTCAGCTGGCTGCTAGACCTTGCTAACATAGAATCATTAACAGTCTCTTCAAGTACTCTTCAG ATTCTCTCCTTAGTTCCTGATTTATTGGAGGTTAAGCTTCCTTCTTTGTGTAACTTGAAGTCGGTGGAAATAAAATTGGAACGGCTTGGAATTCTCCCATCATTACTCCACTTCATGTATGAAGCCAATCAAGCCATGTTAAAGAAAGCTGCTGCAAAGTCACGCAAAGAAGCTTCCAAGTTACGAAAAGCATTTAAAGCGGGTTTAGAACCACCTTCCATACCTGATGGAATAGTGGACTTCTTGCTTCAAAACTCACCGTCAGCCAAAGTCAACATCACATCAGATTATTAG
- the LOC25496968 gene encoding putative F-box/FBD/LRR-repeat protein At1g78760 isoform X3: protein MSLMIREKMKRRSHSENEESEDRLSDLPDCLLVYILSFLRIEYAVRTCILSTRWKHLWKRIPELFLHSSTLFRGKEKQFFTFVSKILTLRDNSAALHILDFECDSDYESELVQKILNYACSHNTQIQQLGISISHDSDLLMPCVSSCQALTSLTLSIYNGCIFPDTFPKYLNMPALTSLDLTGFTFCGDENRCAEPFSAFTKLNSLIISRCMVKDAQILRISSETLDNLYLYKNLFNFDKIELAAPSLCTFTFYGTPKQKICGSGFSSVKEVNIDAHMFSKVDKSPMILFSWLLDLANIESLTVSSSTLQILSLVPDLLEVKLPSLCNLKSVEIKLERLGILPSLLHFMYEANQAMLKKAAAKSRKEASKLRKAFKAGLEPPSIPDGIVDFLLQNSPSAKVNITSDY, encoded by the exons ATGAG CTTAATGATTCgagaaaagatgaagagaagaagtCACTCCGAAAACGAAGAAAGTGAAGACAGACTAAGTGACTTACCCGACTGCCTTCTTGtttacattttgtcatttttGAGAATCGAATACGCTGTTCGAACTTGCATTTTGTCCACCAGATGGAAACATCTTTGGAAACGTATTCCAGAACTTTTTTTGCATTCCTCAACTTTATTCCGTGgaaaagaaaagcaattttTCACATTCGTGTCTAAGATTTTGACTCTTCGTGATAACTCAGCTGCATTGCACATTCTTGATTTTGAGTGCGATAGCGATTACGAGTCTGAACTGGtccaaaaaattttaaattacgcGTGTTCCCATAATACACAAATCCAACAATTAGGAATCTCTATTTCTCATGATAGTGATCTCCTTATGCCATGTGTGTCCTCATGTCAGGCTCTTACATCTCTGACGCTTTCGATTTACAATGGTTGCATTTTTCCTGATACATTTCCGAAATATCTGAATATGCCAGCGTTAACCAGCTTGGATCTAACTGGTTTCACCTTCTGCGGTGATGAAAACCGTTGTGCTGAGCCCTTTTCAGCCTTTACCAAGTTGAATAGCTTGATCATTAGTCGTTGTATGGTTAAGGATGCACAAATCCTCCGGATATCAAGTGAGACACTAGacaatttatatttgtataagAATTTATTCAACTTTGACAAAATCGAGCTAGCTGCTCCGAGTCTCTGCACCTTTACTTTTTATGGTACTCctaaacagaaaatatgtgggAGTGGATTTTCTTCCGTTAAAGAAGTAAACATTGATGCACATATGTTTTCAAAAGTAGACAAGTCTCCTATGATTCTATTCAGCTGGCTGCTAGACCTTGCTAACATAGAATCATTAACAGTCTCTTCAAGTACTCTTCAG ATTCTCTCCTTAGTTCCTGATTTATTGGAGGTTAAGCTTCCTTCTTTGTGTAACTTGAAGTCGGTGGAAATAAAATTGGAACGGCTTGGAATTCTCCCATCATTACTCCACTTCATGTATGAAGCCAATCAAGCCATGTTAAAGAAAGCTGCTGCAAAGTCACGCAAAGAAGCTTCCAAGTTACGAAAAGCATTTAAAGCGGGTTTAGAACCACCTTCCATACCTGATGGAATAGTGGACTTCTTGCTTCAAAACTCACCGTCAGCCAAAGTCAACATCACATCAGATTATTAG
- the LOC25496968 gene encoding putative F-box/FBD/LRR-repeat protein At1g78760 isoform X1, with protein MFRDKMKRRSRSENEESEDRLSDLPDCILIYILSFLKTENAVQTCILSTRWKHLWKRIPKLLLRSSTLFCLEDEKFLTFVSKILTLRDNSAALHILDFECDTDHESELVPKILNYVRSHNTQIQQLGISITRDSDLLMPCVSSCLALTSLMLSVYHIRHVVYPETIIFPKSLNLPALTSLGLVGFTFCGDENGCAEPFSAFTKLNNLLIKDCIIKDAQILRISSKTLDSLSMSYNLFDFNKIELAAPNLCTFTFCGTLDQKIYASGFSSVKEVNNGTPDQKIYGSGFSSVKEVNIDAKMFSEFDKSPMILLCWLLDLANLESLTVTSKTLQILSLVPNLLEVKLPSLSNLKSMEIKLEPLEDHTKLLYLVKEAMLKKAAAKSRKEASKLRKAFKAGLRPPSVPDGIVDFLLQNSPSAKVNITSDY; from the exons ATGTTTCGAGATAAAATGAAGAGAAGAAGTCGCTCTGAAAACGAAGAAAGTGAAGATAGACTAAGTGACTTACCCGACTGCATTcttatttacattttgtcatttttGAAAACCGAAAACGCCGTTCAAACTTGCATTTTGTCCACCAGATGGAAACATCTCTGGAAACGTATTCCTAAACTTTTGTTGCGTTCCTCAACTTTATTCTGTTTGGAGGACGAGAAATTTTTGACATTCGTGTCTAAGATTTTGACTCTTCGTGATAACTCAGCTGCACTGCATATTCTTGATTTTGAGTGTGATACTGATCACGAGTCTGAACTGGTcccaaaaattttaaattacgtTCGTTCCCATAATACCCAAATCCAACAATTAGGAATCTCTATTACTCGTGATAGTGATCTCCTTATGCCATGTGTGTCTTCATGTCTGGCTCTTACATCTCTGATGCTTTCGGTTTACCACATCCGTCATGTTGTTTATCCTGAGACAATAATATTTCCGAAATCTCTGAATTTGCCAGCGTTAACTAGCTTGGGTCTAGTTGGTTTTACCTTCTGCGGTGATGAAAATGGTTGTGCTGAGCCCTTTTCTGCCTTTACCAAGTTGAATAACTTGCTCATTAAGGATTGTATTATTAAGGATGCACAAATCCTCAGGATATCAAGTAAGACACTAGACAGTTTATCTATGAGTTATAATTTATTCGACTTCAACAAAATCGAGCTAGCTGCTCCGAATCTTTGTACCTTTACTTTTTGTGGTACTCTTGATCAGAAAATATATGCGAGTGGATTTTCTTCTGTTAAAGAAGTAAACAATGGTACTCCTGATCAGAAAATATATGGGAGTGGATTTTCTTCTGTTAAAGAAGTAAACATTGATGCAAAAATGTTTTCAGAATTCGACAAGTCTCCTATGATTCTATTATGCTGGCTGCTAGACCTTGCTAACTTAGAATCATTAACAGTCACTTCAAAAACTCTTCAG ATTCTCTCCTTAGTTCCCAATTTATTGGAGGTTAAGCTTCCTTCTTTGAGTAACTTGAAGTCGATGGAAATAAAATTGGAGCCACTTGAAGATCACACAAAATTATTGTACTTAGTGAAAGAAGCCATGTTAAAGAAAGCTGCTGCCAAGTCACGCAAAGAAGCTTCCAAGCTACGAAAAGCATTTAAAGCGGGTTTGCGACCACCTTCCGTACCTGATGGAATAGTGGACTTCTTGCTTCAAAACTCACCGTCTGCCAAAGTTAACATCACATCAGATTATTAG